A region of the Neodiprion fabricii isolate iyNeoFabr1 unplaced genomic scaffold, iyNeoFabr1.1 ptg000084c, whole genome shotgun sequence genome:
atatttatttaaaattggacttaatagtaaaatttaaaattatatttatttgaattaagaattaaatatgtacaaaTCGCCCGTCACTCTCATTATAAAATGGGATAAGTCGTAACAAAGTAAATATACTGGAAAGTGTATTtagaattcaaattacttagaaggatttttttatttacaataaattaaatagttgtttaattcaacttaatttgaaattaataaattatattttttatatttaaaatttttttattaataaaaatatttttattaaatttataattttagtattgttaaaagaaaaaataatttaaattatagtTTAATTGTATAttgatagaaatttgaaatattttgaaaaataaaatttttcaaaaagtatattttatttattgtacctTGTGTATCAgggttaattaaaaaaataatataaattaatatttttctcgaattgaaAAGatctatttaattttaaattatttttaatgtttaataattatttttaatttttaaatagaaatgaaatgtttttcgttttttaagttatctagttttttgataaataaatttaatttaaatatcattattaattattttaattaataaaaataattgtttttgatATAAAAGTTTTAAGGGATTAGCTttaattcttaattttataattggttttaaattatataattatattttaggCTTAGAAttagttttaatttgaaaattgtaataattttataaattatatatatatatatatatatattttagttttaatttaattttttattaaaataatttaattaataattatttaatttaaatgatGATTAAATtagtaaatattataattatttataaatataaatttatatgaaagTTAATTATAAGGAAttcggcaaaaaattaattcgccTGTTTAACAAAAACATGTCtttttgataaatataaaaagtcTAATCTGctcagtgaaaattttaaatagccGCAGTATTCTAACTGTGCAAAGGTAGCATAATAATTTGTTCTTTAATTTAGGACTGGAATGAATGATTTGACGAGATTAAGACTgtcttataattattaattattgaatttaatttttgagttaaaaagcttaaattttattagagGACGAGAAGACCCTATAgagttttataattaaatttattttattaattaatttatttttattaaataaatataattattttgttggggtgataattaaatttaataaactttttattttgttttacattaattaatgaatttttgatcCTATGTTTTAGATTATTAGATTAAATTACCTTAGGGATAAcagcgttattttttttaaagttcttATTGACATTAAAAATTGCGACCTCGATGttggattaaaatttattttgggtGTAGAAGCTTGAAAATTTAGGTCTGTTCGacctttaaaattttacatgaTCTGAGTTCAAACCGGTTTAAGCCAGGTTGGTTTCTAtccttaattttattaaaaatttttagtacgAGAGGAccataattttgaattattataattttatttaaaatgaattttattaaattttttaactattttggcagattaatgtaataaatttagaatttatttatgtatattttattatacaattagtaatttatattaatgaattgattatagtttttttaaGAAGATTAATTTTACTTATTATAGTATTAGTTAGTGTAGCTTTTTTAACTCTTTTGGAGCGTAAAGTTTTAGGTTTAATTCAAATTCGTAAAGGGCCTAATAAAGTTAGAATTGTTGGTGTTTTACAGCCATTTTCTGATgctattaaattattttctaaggAGTTTTCTATTCctttaatatcaaatttttttccttattttttatctcctttaattatattaatattaatattgatttgtTGAATAACAATACCTTATgttactaatttttattcatttgattttagtttaattttttttttatgttgttTAGGTATTGGAGTTTATCCAATTATAATTTCTGCATGATCTTCAAATTctaaatattcttttttgGGTATATTACGTACTGTTGCTCAAACAATTTCTTATGAAGTTAGTTTAGTTATagtaattttatcaattttatttttaattgaaggttattctataattttatttagtttatatcaagaatttatttgatttatttttttaacttttcctttaaatttagtttgatttattatttgtttagctgaaacaaatcgaacaccttttgatttttctgagGGGGAGTCTGAGTTGGTTTCTGGGTTTAATATTGAGTATAGAGGTGTCGggttttcattaatttttttatctgaatattcaagaattttatttataagtatattatttgttttgatatttttaggAGGTGATTTAcatagtttaattttttatttaataattatttttattagatttttatttattttgattcgagGAACTTTGCCTCGTTTACGTTATGATAAGTTGATGATAatggcttgaaaaaaaattttacctgtttcattaaattatttaattttatttatgggtttaaaatttatattttattgttttttattataaattatattaaaaatttaattatttaagtttaaatcaataaaagatttaaaacttttatattatgttttcaagACATAAACTTATTCAAGTTCATTGATTTGTtggtttaatttaatttaataaaacatctcatatttttgttaatgtgggataaattaaaaaataaaagaagtataCTAATGTTAATATTTGACCAACAATAATAAATGGATTTTCTACAGGTCTTATTCCAATTCATGTTAGTATTAATACAAttctaataaatattcaaaatagaaattgtctaaatgggtaaaaatttaatcctttgaaatttattattttataaaaaggtataattaataatactaaAATAGATATTAAAAGAAGAATTACACCCCCTAATTTATTAGGGATAGACCGTAGGATTGCATAtgcaaataaaaagtatcattCAGGTTTAATATGAGGAGGAGTAATTATAGGATTAGCAGGAGTAAAATTATCTGGGTCTCCTAATATATTaggatttattaaaataatataaattaaaataaagtatattaaaataaatcctACAATatcttttaataaaaaatagggTTGAAATGGTAATTTATCAATGTCACTATTAGTTCCTAAAGGGTTTCTTGATCCTGTGTTATGTAGGaatattaaatgaataattgttattataacaataataaaaggaataataaaatgaagagtaaaaaatcgTGTTAGTGTAGCATTATTAATAGAAAATCCTCCTCATAATCATTGTACTAAGAATTCTCCTAAATATGGGATTGCTGATAGAAGGTTAGTAATTACAGTAGCTCCTCAAAAAGATATTTGTCCTCAAGGTAAAACATACCCTAAGAATGCGGCTGCTatagttaataataatattgttgttCCTGTAATTCAAGTCGGTTTAAAGTTAAATGATCCAAAAAATATTCCTCGTccaatatgtaaatatatacagataaaaaatatggaaGCACCATTTGcatgtaaatttttgattattcaacCATTATTAATATCTCggtaaatatgaataattctatcaaatgctatttgaatatttggtgtataatgtatagCTAAAAAAATACCTGTAATTAATTGGGTTACTAAACATAATCCCAATAATGAACCAAAATTTCATATTGTTGTAATATTTGATGGTGTTGGTAAATCTACTAATGATccatttatgatttttaataaaatattttttaaacgtaaaGGTAACATTAAAAAGTTTTCCGTAAAGATCCTAAATTgatattagaaatttttacaacaataattagtgtaataaataaataatttattattataaatgaaataataaaatttggtttattaaataatttgtttaatgatattttagttattatatttttatttagttCAATATGAGATAATTTTATTGTATCttcaaatgtaaaatttattttattataattaattattaataagaatattaaaataattatgataatgtTTACTATTATTCActtattaaaaagaaattttacgtTTGAGATTAATCttgatacataaataaaaataattaataatcttcctaaaaaaattaaaaaaattatatatgagtatcaaaatcttatatttaatattcctGATGTTACAGAAATTAAAGATGTTTGGATTAGTAAAATTAATCCCATTGTAAATGGGGTTTttgttaaatatattattatagtattaattaatataagtagtatgaaaatttttgtaattaattaattaaaataaatttatattaattagttttaaaaaaaaatttttttctctgatttacaaaatcaatattttaaataaactattaaaactatttaatataaaaatttcaaaaaatagtttattaaaatattaattttggagATTAATgataggaaattttttctttttttgaaattatatatatatatatatatataatttattattttaatagatttttattattttgtttattttatatttttaattagatTTTTAAGTTTAAGATTAAATCGGTTTCATTTATTGATAGTTTTATtaagaattgaatttattattttaatattatatttaatattaattttatttttaaatatatatatattagagatatattttattataatttttttaatttttagagtTTGTGAGGGAGTTTTGGGTTTATCTATTTTGATTTATATAATTCGTTTACATGGtaatgattattttcaggttttaaatattttttaatgataaagttttatttctatttattatttttaattatagtttcaaaaaataatttttgattttttcagtttaatttattttttttaagatttctttttatattttctggaaattatagatttgaatttaagagtataaatatttttttggggTGTGATAATTTATCTTTTGGTTTAGTTTTATTAACTTTATGAATTGGagcattaataattatatcaagatactttatttatgaattaaaaatttatttaaattattttattttattaatattttttttaattttttttttatttttgacttttactgtaaataatttatttttattttatcttttttttgaaTGTAGATTAATTCCTactttttgtttaattttaggTTGAGGTAATCAATTAGATCGGGTTCAAGCaggtattcatttattattttatactttatttgcTTCTTTACCTTTATtattaagaattatttatttattttttgaatttaaaaatttaaattatattttttctgtggaaaatttatttcaagtttattctttttatttatttgtatttttaatttttgcttttttagtaaaattaccaattttttttatacatttatgaTTACCCAAAGCTCATGTAGAAGCTCCTGTTTGTGGATCAATAATCTTAGCTGCtattatattgaaattagGGGGATATGGTTTGTTAcgagtttatatatatttaattaatataggaattttttttaatatttatttgattgtttTGAGAATAATAGGGGGAATTTATATTAGTTTAATTAGAATATTTCAAGTTGATTTAAAATCTTTAATTGCTTATTCTTCAATTGctcatataataataatattatctgGTTTATTGACTTTAATAAGATGGGGAATTTATGGTTCttatttgttaataatttctcATGGTTTATGTTCTTCAGGTTTATTTTGTttagtaaatattatttatgaacGTTTAAGAAGTCggagattatttattaataaaggtttaataaattatatgccAAGAATATGTTtatgatgatttttattatgttCTTCAAATATAGCAGCTCCTccttctttaaatttaataggtgaaattatattaatcaatAGATTAGTTATatgaagtaaaataatttttttattaatcatttttttatctttttttagagcttgttatacattatatttatattcttttacTCAACatggtaaaataaattattttttttattcattttctcaaGGTAATGTTCGTGAGtacattttattaatattacattgaattcctttaaatttaattattttaaacagagaatcttttattatttgaatataaattaatttaaatagtttatttaaaatattgatttgtggtgtcaaagaaaattaaatttagtttttaaattatttttatattaaatatttgtttatttagttttattataattttttttattagattatttttatttatattaagtatttattttttattatatgatttagtttattttgttgagtataatttaattgaaattaattcttctTGTGTAgtgataacatttttatttgattggatatcattaatttttataagaacagttttatttatttcttctttggtaattttatataGAAATTcttatataataaatgatttaaatttgaatcgatttattatattggtaattttatttgttgtatcaatgatattaataattgttaGTCCAAACTTAATTAGTATTTTATTAGGTTGGGATGGGTTAGGTTTAATTTCTTATTGTTtagtaatttattatcaaaatgTTAAGTCTTTTAATGCTGGTATATTAACTGTTATTTCTAATCGTattggtgatatttttttattattatcaatttcttgaataataaattttggaggttgaaatttttatttttatatagatgttttaaaatataattcttttatAATAGTAATTACTTTAATGATTTTGATTGCTTCATTTACTAAAAGTGCTCaaattcctttttcttcttgactTCCTGCAGCAATAGCAGCTCCTACTCCTGTATCTTCATTAGTTCATTCTTCTACTTTAGTAACGGCAGgggtttatttattaattcgatttgaaaatttatttaatagagagaattttattattatatttttattattatctagattaactatatttatatctggattaaatgcaaattttgaatttgatttaaaaaaaattattgctttaTCAACTTTAAGACAATTAGGtttaataataagaattttatttttaggatttaagtttttagctttttttcatcttttaatacatgcattttttaaagcattattatttatatgttcAGGAGTTTTTATTCAtggattgaataattttcaggaTATTCGTTTATTAGGTTCAATATTTAATCAAATACCTTTTACTtctatttgttttcatttttctaatttgtCTTTATGTGGGTTTCCTTTTTTAGCTGGATTTTATTCTAAGGatataattttagaaatagttttaatattaaattataatatatttattatatttattttttttgtttcgactTTTTTAACAGTTTCTTATACTTTtcgtttgatttatttttctatgttAGGTTGATATAATATAGttagattaaattatttaaatgattatgatgtttatataaataattcaatatattttatgatattaaTAGTAATTTTAGGGGGTTCTATATTtagttgattaatttttccttATACATATGTCATTATTTTGcctttttatataaaaattttaccaattttgattatttttttaggtatattatttggattttttatttattatttaaatgttaaaatgtttaagttaaagttttattttttaaatatattttttagaaCAATATGGTTTTTACCTGTAATTTCTACTTAtggtttaattaaaaatattatatttataaacaaagaattaactttaaattttaatcaaaattgattagaattttataaaagaagaataattataatttttataaaaaatttttatatatttatagatttattaattttttattttaataatgttttaaatttatttttattatttgcttttttatttttttattatttctttatattataaatgtttaaataGCTTAAAATTTAAAGTATATTATTGAAGATAATatgatgatttatttaaatctttaaacatttaatttataaaattaaataatttatttttacaatgaaaatgtaatgtttttataaactatataaattagaaatataaatgaattttaatcatttaataaaaagttagaagcttttttattttatatttctatttaattggaatttttattcatttttattattaacaataataagccTCTTTTTggcttcaattaattttaatataaattatttaagataaattaatttatattaataatttttgaatgcaGATCAAATGTTATATTTAACTATTATCCTATAAAGTAgagttattaataaataactaTAATTTCAGGCCGAaactgaatataaattttatttcaactttgtAGATTTAAATTCAGTTTAGTGCcccaaattttcattcgtaatATAATCctagtaataaaattaaaataaagtatGATACTATAaatagtcaaatttttatatttgaaattgttaagGTTATAATTATTGGTAATATTAATGTTACTTCTacatcgaaaattaaaaaaataactgcaattagaaaaaaacgaatagaaaATGATATACGTGGGTATCCTTTTGGATCAAATCCACATTcaaatggtgaatttttttctaattcataaaatgttttttttgataagattattgaaatagttaatataataatagtaattattataattattattaaggTATTAagtattaatttaattatttatactaaATTTTGTTAGACTTATTGATTGGAAATCAATTATACTtaagttatattatataaatatattagtaTGTTCTTCATCagtaaatagaaatataaaggAAAAGTCAAATTACATCTACGAAATGTCAGTATCATGCGGCTGCTTCAAACccaaagtgatgaaaattagaataatgATTTAAGTATACTCGAAATAagttaattgtaataaatgtTGTACCAATTAGGACATGAATTCCATGGAATCCTGtagcaataaaaaaagttgatcCATATACTGAATCTGCTATTGTAAATGGTGCTTCTAAATATTCATATCATTGTAGTATTGAGAAAGTAATACCTAGAAtgattgttaataatattctttttagtgtttctttttttatattatttattaatctaTGATGGGCTCATGTAATTGTAGCCCCTGAAGAAactaaaataattgtatttaatAAAGGAATATCATAAGGGTTAAATggtgtaatattttttggaGGTCATATTCttccaatttcaattgaaGGTGAGAGGGATCTATGAAAAAAAGCtcaaaaaaaagataaaaagaaaaaaatttccgaaacaatgaataaaattattcctaatTTTATTCCTGTTATTACATTTGATGTATGTAATCCTTGAAAGGTTCTTTCTCGAATGATGTCTCGTCAtcattgaattataattaaaatggTGATTAGAATTcctaatattaatatattttttaatttgaaattgaatcattTAATAGAACCTAAAAGTAGAATTATTACAGCTAATGATCCTAATAAAGGTCATGGTCTGTAATTAACCAAATGAAATGGATGTTGAGgaaatgatatatttttatttgacattaTTTAGTTTACTTCTCTAGAGTATAGAGTAATTAGTACTATAAAAACATAagcttgaataattgaaacagcGAATTCTAAAATTAGTAAGGAAATTTGTCTAACTACTAAAATAGATGAggataatatattaatttttgtaccAATTCTTCTTAGTAAGGTTATTAGTAAATGACCAGCAATAATATTTGCTGTTAATCGTACCGCAAGTGTTAAGGGACGAATTAAATTTCTGATTGATTCAATTAATACTATAAAAGGTATTAATGCATTTGGTGTGTTTTGAGGAACAAGATGGGTAAATatatgatttatatttttaagtCACCCAAATAGTATAAGTCTTAATCATAAAGATAATGATAATGTAATTCTATTTGATAAATGTCTAGTTCTAGTAAAAATATAAGGAAAAAGAcctataaaattattaaataaaataaataaaaataaagatgaaaaaattaatgttctgttaattttaaaattacctaataaaatttttacttccgaatgaataatgtatattaattttcatcataaaatattttttcgtgatATAATTAGTCAAAAAGTTGTTGATGGAAATAGGAATGTTCCAATTAATGTTCTTGATCAATTTAAGTTTAGGttaggaaaaaaagttgaagttgggtcgaaaattgaaaataaatttattatca
Encoded here:
- the LOC124187564 gene encoding LOW QUALITY PROTEIN: NADH-ubiquinone oxidoreductase chain 5-like (The sequence of the model RefSeq protein was modified relative to this genomic sequence to represent the inferred CDS: substituted 3 bases at 3 genomic stop codons), with product FLFILSIYFLLYDLVYFVEYNLIEINSSCVVITFLFDWISLIFIRTVLFISSLVILYRNSYIINDLNLNRFIILVILFVVSMILIIVSPNLISILLGWDGLGLISYCLVIYYQNVKSFNAGILTVISNRIGDIFLLLSISXIINFGGXNFYFYIDVLKYNSFIIVITLMILIASFTKSAQIPFSSXLPAAIAAPTPVSSLVHSSTLVTAGVYLLIRFENLFNRENFIIIFLLLSRLTIFISGLNANFEFDLKKIIALSTLRQLGLIIRILFLGFKFLAFFHLLIHAFFKALLFICSGVFIHGLNNFQDIRLLGSIFNQIPFTSICFHFSNLSLCGFPFLAGFYSKDIILEIVLILNYNIFIIFIFFVSTFLTVSYTFRLIYFSMLG
- the LOC124187561 gene encoding LOW QUALITY PROTEIN: cytochrome b-like (The sequence of the model RefSeq protein was modified relative to this genomic sequence to represent the inferred CDS: substituted 7 bases at 7 genomic stop codons) → MLPLRLKNILLKIINGSLVDLPTPSNITTIXNFGSLLGLCLVTQLITGIFLAIHYTPNIQIAFDRIIHIYRDINNGXIIKNLHANGASIFFICIYLHIGRGIFFGSFNFKPTXITGTTILLLTIAAAFLGYVLPXGQISFXGATVITNLLSAIPYLGEFLVQXLXGGFSINNATLTRFFTLHFIIPFIIVIITIIHLIFLHNTGSRNPLGTNSDIDKLPFQPYFLLKDIVGFILIYFILIYIILINPNILGDPDNFTPANPIITPPHIKPE